GAGGCGTTCAGCGCGATTTCCGTGCAGCAGACCGCGAGCATCCAGACCCTCGCCCCCGGCGTTTCCGCCGCGCTCCTCACCACCATCGCCGGCCTGGTCGTCGCCATTCCGTCGGTCTTCGGCTACAATTATCTTTTCGCGAGCAACAAGCGCCTCATCACCGAACTCGAAAACTACGCCAGTTCCCTCGCCGACCGCATCGAGCTCGAATCGCAGTGAGCGCGCCGACGCTTGCCACTTAAACCTTCAGCTTAAACTCCCCTCCCTTGGCCCGCACCCGCAATTTCAGGCGACACCGCCAGTCGAGTCCGATCTCGGAGATGAATCTCACCAATCTCATCGACCTCGGGTTCACGCTGCTGATCATTTTCATGATTGCGACCCCGCTCATCAACCAGGAGCAGACCATCCCGGTAAACCTCCCGGTCGAATCCAAAAGCTCGCAAATCAAGCCCGACAAAAACACCCAGTTTGTCGCCATCACGATCAAGGCAGACGGCAGTTACTACATCGACAACATCCGCGTGGGGTTCGCCGACCTCGAATTGCGCCTTCGCGCGCTCGGCGCGAACCCGAGGGACACCGTCATCCGCATCCGTGCCGACAGCAACGTCCAGTATCAGAAAATCATCACCCTGATGGACGAGCTGAAAAAAAACAACCTGAGCAAAATCACCTTCGACACGCAGTCGGGGACTTGAGGGCGTCCCCATGCTCCTTTGGGCAAAGAATGCATGTCATGGTTGCCGGGCATATTATGCCATTTCCCAATGAAAATCACCCTTTTGCTGGAGGGCCGAGCTCCTGCGAGGCCGTCGCGGAAAAACGTCGCGTATAACCGCGACGGCCTCGCAGGAGCTCGGCCCTCCAGAAGAGTGAATTTCGTTCGGAATTGGTATTCGTTCTACTTTGTTAAGCTGGAGCATTCTTTGTTCAATGAACGCCAAAGGTGCGTTCTATGACAGCCCAGGGCGCCGCCCTGGGTTTTGGGTGGTCATGAATTTCAAGCCCTAAGGGGGCCTCCACCGCCGCCGGCCCGACCAGCAGAGCCATTTGTATAAAAGTTTCAGCGGGCTGCTTTGTTTTTCCCTCTCCTTCGAGCGGCGGATTTGGCCATCGGCTCAACGTCATCGGAAGGACTGGCGGTGCTGAGCACCGCGCCAAGCAGACCGGGAAAACGAGCAGAGATATCCGCAACCCGGACGCAATTGATGAGTTCTTTCCCTCGGCGCCGCGTCGAAATCAAACCGGCTTTTCTGAGCACCTGAAGATGATGGGAAAGGGACGATTTCGGAATCTCCGAGGCAAGGGAACAAGCGGAACAAGGGCTTGGGCCCGTTTCGACAAGACGGCGCACTATGGCCAGCCGCAATGTGTCACTCAGCGCGTAAAGCACGTCGGTGATAACGAACTGCTCCGGCTTCGGCTCCAGCGATGATTGCATGCGCATGACACCGACAAGAGACGCAAAAGAAACTTGCCAGGCAAGACGCCATTGGTTCGATTATTTTCGAACTGTTAAATTTTAATCACTCTCCCAAATGAGATTATTGGCAATCAACGGAAGTCCCCGCAAAAATATGAACACCGCCCATTTGCTGGGCGAGGTCGTCAATGGAGCCGCATCGCAAGGCGCAAACGCGGAACTGGTGCACCTGCGGGATAAAAAATACAGCGGGTGCACAAGCTGCTTCGCCTGCAAGGACCCGGCAGGGAAATATTATGGCCGCTGCGCCATGCGCGACGGGCTCACCGGGGTCCTGGAGACAGCGCACAAGGCCGACGTCCTGGTGCTGGGAACCCCGGTTTATTATGGCGGAGAAACCAGCCTGATGCGCGCATTCATGGAGCGGCTTTGCTTTCAGTATCATCTTTACACTGACAAAAAACCGCCGCTCTCGCCGCGGAAGAAGAACGTCGCCCTTATCTACACGATGAATGTGAAGAGAGAGGAAATGGCAGGCTATGGAACGCCCGCCGTGATCGCGAATGCGAAAGGTATTATGGAAGAATTATTCGCCCCCTGCGAAGTTTTCCTGTGCTGCGATACGAAACAGGTCAACGACTACAGCCGTTACGAAATGGATGTGTGGGATGTGCCTGGAAAGCTCAAACGGCACGAAGAAATATTCCCCAAAGAGCTCGGACAGGCATTCGAACTCGGGGCGAGACTGGTTGCATGAAACCGGAGCCCTTCGAGACTTCCACCGGACCGGCCACAACATCAACGGTCGCCCCTCGCAGCGCCGTGTCACAAGCAGGCGAACGATCCTATGCCGGGTCATAATCCAGCCACGGGCCGAGCCAGCGTTCGGCTTCGGCGAGGGGGATTTGTTTGCGCTTCGCATAGTCCTCGACTTGGTCGCGGCCGAATTTGCCGACGCCGAAATATTTCGCCGCCGGGTGATTGAAATACCAGCCGCTCACGGATGAACCGGGCGTCATCGCGCAACTTTCGGTGAGGCGCACGCCGGTCGCGGCGGTCGTGTCGAGGAGGCGGAAAAGCGTCTGTTTCTCCGTGTGGTCGGGACATGCGGGGTAGCCGGGCGCGGGACGAATGCCGCGATAGCGTTCGCGGATGAGTTCCTCGTTGCTGAGGTTTTCCGTGCGCCCGTAACCGCAAAGGTCGCGGGCGTGCTTGTGGAATTTTTCCGCGAGCGCCTCGGCGATGCGGTCGCCAAGGGCCTGCGTCATGATGGCGTTGTAGTCGTCGCCGGCGCGCTTGAACTCGGCGGCGAGCTTTTCCACGCCGTCACCCGCCGTCACGGTGAAGCCTCCGATATAATCGAGGCGGCCGCTGGAGCGCGGCGCGATGTAGTCGGCAAGGCAGAGGTTGTGCTCCCCCTCGGGGCGCTCGAATTGCTGGCGGAGATGATGAAGGCGGGCGAGCGGAGCGGGCAGGATGGGCAGGCCATCCGTGTTTGCGCCAATCAAAGGCCGTTTTGCCCAGTGAGGATTTGCTTGCGCATGTGAGCCTCTATCGCCGCCCGTGCCTGCGCCGCGACTTCCTTGCCGCGCTGCAGCATTTCGGGCGTCCATCCGGCGCGCAATTTCACCTGCGTCGGCTTCGATGGCTCGTTGGATTGTGGCTTCTCGGTTTGCATATCTTTCGTCAAGGTTGGCCGGGGTGTTAAAAAAGTCAATTCCCGCCGCGAGGCGGATGATGTCCTCTTTGCGCGCGCGGTTGTCGAATATGATGAATTCGACCGCGGGTTCGGCGGCGTATTCATTTACGAGGGCGAAAAGGGCATTTTGCGCTTTCCAATGGTCTTCGCCAAGGCGGGCGGGCGCGACGAACATGCCCTTGAGGGAGGCGCGCTCGATGGCAAATTTCATGGCAAGCTCAATTGGGCGATGGACGTAGGCGATTTGCACGAATTTGCCGCCGTTGAGGGCGGCTTCAATGAGTGCCCGGGCGATGTCGATGTTCGTCAGTGTGGAGTCGAAAACGAGGGCGTTTCGCACATCCACGAGCCCTTGGACGAGGGTTTCGCTTTTGCCGCTGCCTGGACCGCCCGCAGTGAAAATAACGACGGGCTTGTCGGGATGTTTGCCGGAGACCATGTCGCGCTGGAATCGGTCGAGGATGTAGGCGCGGGCGGGAGCGCCGGCGGAGATGTTGGCTTCGCGCGAGGCATAGGCGTCGGCGAACATGTGCTTGGCGATGTCGGTGCCGTAATAGGTGCCGCCACGCGCGTCGGGGATGGAGTCGTAGAGGGCGTCGAGGTCGGCGTCGGTGCGGGCGTTGAGGGCGCGGGCGCAGGCGGCTTCGAGGGCGCGCTCGCGCGGGGTGAGCTTGCCGCGCGTGAGGTCAACGTTGAGGCGGTTGGCGGTTTCGCTGGCGGCGGCTTGCGGCGCGTAAAGCTCGATGTCGTCGCCGTCGGCGTTGCAGGGCCAGAAGCCGATGACGGCGCGGGGGCGGAAGCGTTTTTCGGCGGCGATGCGGGCAAGGAGTTTTTGCGCGTCGTCGTGGAGTTTGGCCGCCTCGGCGCCGACGACGCCGTCGGTGAGGATTTGCGGGAATCGCCCGTGAAGTTCCCACGCGCTGAAAAAAGGGCTCCAGTCGATGAAAGGGATGATTTCGTCGAGCGTGATGTCGTCGTAAACGCGCGTGCCGAGGAACCCGGGACGCGGGATGTCCACGGCGGCCCAGTCGGTCGGCAGGGCGCGGGCGCGGGCTTCGGCGAGCGGGAGGAGCGTTTTTTTCGCGCGGCGGGCGGCGAAATCGTCGCGCTGTTTTTGCTGCTTCGCGGTGATTTCGGCGAGGTAGGCGCTTTTCTGTCCGGGCGCGAGGAGCGAGCCGGCGACGTTGACGACGCGGGAGGCGTCGAGGACGTGAACCACGCCGGGCGCGTATTCGGGCGCGATCTTGACCGCGGTGTGCGCGGCGCTGGTGGTCGCGCCGCCGATGAGCAGGGGAATGTCGAAACCGGCGCGCTTCATCTCGCGGGCGACATGCACCATCTCGTCGAGCGAGGGGGTGATGAGGCCGGAGAGTCCGACAAGGTCGGCGCCGAGGCGGCGGGCCTCGGCGAGGATCTTGTCGCAAGGGACCATGACGCCGAGGTCGTGGACCTCGTAGTTGTTGCAGGCGAGGACGACGCCGACGATGTTCTTGCCGATGTCGTGGACGTCGCCCTTGACGGTGGCGAGGACGATGCGGCCCTGGGCGCGAGTGTTCTCCCCGGCGGCACGGGCGCGTTCTTTCTCCTCCTCCATGAAGGGTGTGAGGTAGGCGACGGAGCGTTTCATGACGCGGGCGCTTTTCACGACCTGGGGGAGAAACATCTTGCCCGCGCCGAAGAGGTCGCCGACCACGCGCATGCCGTCCATGAGCGGGCCTTCGATGATGTCGAGCGGGCGCGGATATCTGGCCGAAGACCGCGCTTCCTCGGTGTCGGCTTCGATGTGGGCGTCGATGCCTTTGACGAGGGCGTGGGCGAGGCGTTGCTCCACGGGGAGGCCGCGCCATGCGTCCGCCGCCGCGGTGGCGGCGGGTTTGGCGTCCGGGGTTTCGAGTCTGGAGTTTTCGCGAGCGGCCTTGATTTCATCGGCGAGGACGATGAGGCGGTCGGTGGCGCCGGGGTCGCGGTTGAGAATCACGTCCTCGACGTGGCGGCGAAGGGCGGGTTCGAGATCGTCGTAGTTGCCGAGCATGCCGGCGTTGACGATGGCCATGTCGAGGCCGGCGCGGATGGCGTGATACAGGAAAACGGTGTGGATGGC
This genomic stretch from Termitidicoccus mucosus harbors:
- a CDS encoding vitamin B12 dependent-methionine synthase activation domain-containing protein; protein product: MTDTNHTSSTDDSPAVSAASAFLLIGERTNITGSPKFAKAVKAGDWPAAIEIARQQVENGANIIDINVDEALIDGEATMVKFLNLIAAEPDITRVPVMLDSSKWSVLEAGLQCLQGKGIVNSISLKDGEAEFLRRARLLRRYGAAAVVMAFDENGQAATRDEKVRICTRAYELLTTRADFPPEDIIFDPNILTVATGIEEHNNYAVDFFEATRVIKKTLPRAKVSGGVSNVSFSFRGNNPVREAIHTVFLYHAIRAGLDMAIVNAGMLGNYDDLEPALRRHVEDVILNRDPGATDRLIVLADEIKAARENSRLETPDAKPAATAAADAWRGLPVEQRLAHALVKGIDAHIEADTEEARSSARYPRPLDIIEGPLMDGMRVVGDLFGAGKMFLPQVVKSARVMKRSVAYLTPFMEEEKERARAAGENTRAQGRIVLATVKGDVHDIGKNIVGVVLACNNYEVHDLGVMVPCDKILAEARRLGADLVGLSGLITPSLDEMVHVAREMKRAGFDIPLLIGGATTSAAHTAVKIAPEYAPGVVHVLDASRVVNVAGSLLAPGQKSAYLAEITAKQQKQRDDFAARRAKKTLLPLAEARARALPTDWAAVDIPRPGFLGTRVYDDITLDEIIPFIDWSPFFSAWELHGRFPQILTDGVVGAEAAKLHDDAQKLLARIAAEKRFRPRAVIGFWPCNADGDDIELYAPQAAASETANRLNVDLTRGKLTPRERALEAACARALNARTDADLDALYDSIPDARGGTYYGTDIAKHMFADAYASREANISAGAPARAYILDRFQRDMVSGKHPDKPVVIFTAGGPGSGKSETLVQGLVDVRNALVFDSTLTNIDIARALIEAALNGGKFVQIAYVHRPIELAMKFAIERASLKGMFVAPARLGEDHWKAQNALFALVNEYAAEPAVEFIIFDNRARKEDIIRLAAGIDFFNTPANLDERYANREATIQRAIEADAGEIARRMDARNAAARQGSRGAGTGGDRGSHAQANPHWAKRPLIGANTDGLPILPAPLARLHHLRQQFERPEGEHNLCLADYIAPRSSGRLDYIGGFTVTAGDGVEKLAAEFKRAGDDYNAIMTQALGDRIAEALAEKFHKHARDLCGYGRTENLSNEELIRERYRGIRPAPGYPACPDHTEKQTLFRLLDTTAATGVRLTESCAMTPGSSVSGWYFNHPAAKYFGVGKFGRDQVEDYAKRKQIPLAEAERWLGPWLDYDPA
- a CDS encoding flavodoxin family protein; the protein is MRLLAINGSPRKNMNTAHLLGEVVNGAASQGANAELVHLRDKKYSGCTSCFACKDPAGKYYGRCAMRDGLTGVLETAHKADVLVLGTPVYYGGETSLMRAFMERLCFQYHLYTDKKPPLSPRKKNVALIYTMNVKREEMAGYGTPAVIANAKGIMEELFAPCEVFLCCDTKQVNDYSRYEMDVWDVPGKLKRHEEIFPKELGQAFELGARLVA
- a CDS encoding metalloregulator ArsR/SmtB family transcription factor, coding for MQSSLEPKPEQFVITDVLYALSDTLRLAIVRRLVETGPSPCSACSLASEIPKSSLSHHLQVLRKAGLISTRRRGKELINCVRVADISARFPGLLGAVLSTASPSDDVEPMAKSAARRRGKNKAAR
- a CDS encoding ExbD/TolR family protein; amino-acid sequence: MNLTNLIDLGFTLLIIFMIATPLINQEQTIPVNLPVESKSSQIKPDKNTQFVAITIKADGSYYIDNIRVGFADLELRLRALGANPRDTVIRIRADSNVQYQKIITLMDELKKNNLSKITFDTQSGT